Proteins from a single region of Ammoniphilus oxalaticus:
- a CDS encoding CBO0543 family protein, which yields MIFFLGLFILSWIWFLLFADKSKFRLFYPSVLLAMYLACAVDFFAHHYELWNYPAPTNQQTFWYHLMQQFGIYPITVYFFLQWLPRRQTWNMIAVYIFAWSMFAFMIEWLAITYGFMEHLSWWNLRCSYLADWILFIIFYRHHQWRANPPR from the coding sequence ATGATCTTTTTCCTGGGTTTATTTATCTTATCGTGGATCTGGTTCTTGTTATTTGCGGATAAAAGTAAATTTCGGCTGTTTTACCCAAGTGTGCTTTTAGCGATGTATCTCGCGTGCGCAGTGGATTTTTTCGCGCACCATTACGAGTTGTGGAATTATCCGGCTCCGACGAATCAACAGACGTTTTGGTATCATCTCATGCAACAATTCGGCATTTATCCAATCACAGTTTATTTTTTCTTACAGTGGTTGCCGCGGCGTCAAACATGGAACATGATCGCCGTCTACATTTTTGCTTGGTCCATGTTTGCGTTCATGATTGAATGGCTTGCGATTACATATGGGTTTATGGAGCATTTAAGTTGGTGGAATTTGAGGTGTTCCTATCTTGCCGATTGGATTTTATTTATCATTTTTTACCGCCACCATCAGTGGAGAGCGAATCCTCCAAGATAA
- a CDS encoding FAD-dependent oxidoreductase — MYDVVIIGAGPAGASAALFTAKAGKKTLVLDNDKSITKRAWLENHFGVMEISGPDLIEIGKQQASKFDAKFINSTVQNIVKQDVGFKVEAESGNYEAKHVIVATGLTTDLAEKVGLNTKPGTEPRVKTVLDVASDGKTNIPGIWAAGAVAGESLHTIITAGHGGKVAINIISELNGERYVDHDVLK, encoded by the coding sequence ATGTACGATGTCGTCATCATTGGCGCGGGCCCGGCAGGCGCAAGCGCAGCGTTATTCACGGCAAAAGCGGGCAAAAAGACACTTGTCCTCGACAATGACAAAAGTATCACCAAACGAGCATGGCTGGAAAATCATTTTGGTGTAATGGAAATTTCAGGTCCCGATTTAATTGAAATAGGGAAGCAACAAGCAAGTAAATTTGACGCTAAATTTATCAACAGTACCGTTCAAAACATCGTAAAACAAGATGTGGGATTCAAAGTTGAAGCAGAATCAGGCAACTATGAAGCAAAGCATGTCATCGTTGCGACCGGTCTGACAACGGATCTTGCGGAAAAAGTCGGATTGAATACAAAGCCAGGTACAGAACCGCGCGTTAAAACGGTTTTGGATGTTGCCTCAGACGGAAAAACGAACATCCCCGGCATCTGGGCCGCGGGCGCGGTAGCAGGAGAAAGCTTGCACACGATCATTACCGCGGGGCATGGAGGCAAAGTAGCGATCAATATAATTAGTGAATTGAATGGCGAAAGATACGTTGACCACGATGTATTGAAATAA
- a CDS encoding DUF421 domain-containing protein: MPELMMIFIRSLLSFFALLLLTRLMGKKQLSQLTFFDYVVGITIGSIAASMSVDQNIMLANGLVGLAVWGLIPILISVVELKSYFFRMMTDGSPTILIEDGQILEKNLVKEQIPLDKLMSLLRQNNAFKLADVEFAILETNGQLSVMKKSEAEAVTPRILDIPTEKMEDPRLVIFDGEVMESTLDEIGVTKEWLLGEIIKQGAKTYSDVFAAQLESNGNVYIDLYDDQKKVTQPNQKAMLKATLEKTRADLMIYTLDTDNPEAKQMFDQEAQRIEKTLQSLNSYLNG, translated from the coding sequence TTGCCAGAATTGATGATGATCTTTATTCGTTCGCTACTCTCCTTTTTCGCGCTTCTTTTATTAACAAGGCTGATGGGAAAAAAACAACTTTCCCAATTAACTTTCTTTGACTATGTTGTCGGGATTACGATCGGTTCCATTGCCGCTTCAATGTCAGTGGACCAAAACATTATGCTGGCCAACGGCTTAGTCGGACTCGCGGTTTGGGGATTAATTCCGATCCTAATTAGTGTTGTCGAGTTAAAATCATACTTTTTCCGAATGATGACAGACGGGAGTCCGACAATCTTAATCGAAGACGGGCAAATTCTAGAGAAGAATTTAGTGAAGGAGCAAATACCCCTTGATAAATTAATGTCGCTTTTGCGGCAAAACAATGCGTTTAAATTGGCAGACGTTGAATTTGCTATTTTAGAAACAAATGGTCAATTAAGCGTCATGAAAAAATCAGAAGCTGAAGCCGTTACCCCGAGAATCCTTGACATCCCCACGGAGAAAATGGAAGATCCAAGGTTAGTCATTTTTGATGGTGAAGTGATGGAATCAACTTTAGATGAGATCGGGGTTACGAAAGAATGGCTATTAGGAGAAATTATTAAGCAAGGCGCGAAAACGTACTCGGATGTGTTTGCAGCCCAGTTGGAATCAAATGGAAACGTCTATATCGATCTTTACGACGATCAGAAGAAAGTCACTCAACCGAATCAAAAAGCGATGCTAAAAGCGACATTGGAAAAAACGCGGGCAGATTTGATGATTTATACCTTGGATACGGACAACCCCGAAGCCAAGCAAATGTTTGATCAAGAAGCGCAACGAATCGAAAAGACGTTACAAAGTCTGAATTCCTATTTGAATGGATAG
- a CDS encoding DUF1657 domain-containing protein, with product MTVAAKLQQTIGALTGAQASVEMMALQSKDPVAKEKYLEAALELNRTLYSLNQRLADIEKEEPQYR from the coding sequence ATGACTGTTGCGGCTAAACTGCAACAAACGATTGGGGCCCTCACAGGCGCGCAGGCTTCAGTAGAAATGATGGCTTTGCAATCGAAGGATCCCGTCGCCAAAGAAAAATATTTAGAAGCGGCACTCGAGTTGAATCGGACGCTCTATTCCTTGAATCAACGCTTAGCAGATATTGAAAAAGAGGAGCCGCAGTATCGTTAA
- the ybaK gene encoding Cys-tRNA(Pro) deacylase: MRILDKQQISYEVLTYDSKDGKIDGVSVAQKIERDPQLVYKTLVVQGASKTPYVCVIPVERELDLKKAAKACAEKKVELLPVKQIQAYTGYVRGGCSPLGMKKSYTTFIDESAALLSSIVVSAGKVGLQMELGVAELKALAAAKLVDLKK, translated from the coding sequence ATGAGGATTTTGGACAAGCAGCAGATCAGCTATGAGGTCCTCACTTATGACAGCAAAGATGGTAAAATCGATGGCGTTTCCGTGGCCCAAAAAATTGAACGCGATCCGCAACTTGTGTATAAAACGCTCGTCGTTCAAGGAGCCAGCAAAACGCCGTATGTCTGTGTGATTCCTGTTGAGCGGGAACTGGACCTGAAGAAAGCGGCAAAGGCATGCGCGGAGAAAAAAGTAGAATTGCTCCCTGTCAAACAAATTCAAGCTTATACCGGCTACGTTCGCGGTGGCTGTTCACCGCTTGGCATGAAAAAGTCGTATACGACATTTATCGATGAAAGCGCCGCTTTATTGTCCTCCATCGTTGTTAGCGCGGGAAAAGTTGGTTTACAAATGGAATTGGGAGTGGCCGAATTGAAAGCGCTCGCCGCTGCCAAGTTAGTGGATCTAAAAAAATAG
- a CDS encoding Lin0512 family protein, whose amino-acid sequence MDTVMIIEYGMGIDLHGQDVTRAAVRAVKNAIHHNSLPGLRKLVPDQDVNNMKVNVRLAVPADKDKLDLEQVRAVFPYGQITFDISDGGMLASSGIILEDKGDKNDLAYVVVASIEVGF is encoded by the coding sequence GTGGATACAGTGATGATTATTGAATATGGAATGGGTATTGATTTGCATGGACAAGATGTAACGAGAGCGGCGGTGCGCGCGGTAAAAAATGCGATTCATCATAACTCATTGCCGGGGCTTCGTAAGTTAGTTCCAGACCAAGATGTCAACAACATGAAAGTGAACGTTCGACTTGCTGTTCCAGCAGATAAAGACAAATTGGATCTTGAACAAGTGAGAGCGGTATTTCCGTATGGCCAAATCACGTTCGATATCTCGGATGGAGGCATGCTCGCGTCTAGCGGCATTATTTTGGAAGACAAAGGCGATAAGAACGATTTGGCGTATGTCGTCGTTGCTTCGATTGAAGTCGGATTTTAA
- a CDS encoding aldo/keto reductase, with product MRKNRLGSSDLFVSEIGMGCMSLGVEVEHGIRMIHQALASGINFLDTADLYDYGRNEEIVGKAIKGRRDEVILATKVGNRWNEQQDGWRWDPSKAYIKEAVKQSLRRLSTDYIDLYQLHGGTIDDPFEETIEAFEELKQEGLIRAYGISSLRPNVIRSFVAQANIVSVMLPYSILDRRPEEELLALLERHEISVIARGPLAKGYLSERVLQEADGTGFLDYTYEEIRQLITRMKGLSNNERSLSQLALRYPLGHGAVATVIPGASQPTQLASNAAAAQLCLSDDERVKLQTWSKRNRYQHHRG from the coding sequence ATGCGTAAAAATCGATTAGGTTCATCGGATCTGTTCGTGAGTGAGATCGGTATGGGCTGTATGTCGCTCGGCGTTGAGGTAGAGCATGGGATACGAATGATCCACCAGGCGTTAGCGAGCGGCATTAATTTTTTGGACACGGCTGATTTATACGATTATGGTCGAAATGAAGAAATTGTTGGTAAGGCGATTAAAGGAAGACGAGATGAAGTGATCTTGGCTACGAAAGTGGGCAATCGCTGGAATGAACAACAAGATGGGTGGCGTTGGGACCCATCGAAAGCATACATAAAAGAAGCGGTGAAACAGAGTTTACGTCGACTTTCTACTGATTACATCGATCTATATCAACTACATGGGGGAACAATCGATGACCCGTTTGAGGAAACGATTGAGGCATTTGAGGAATTAAAGCAAGAAGGCTTGATTCGAGCCTACGGCATTTCTTCGCTTCGTCCAAACGTGATCCGTTCATTTGTCGCGCAGGCTAATATCGTCAGTGTGATGCTGCCATATAGCATTCTAGATCGACGTCCTGAAGAAGAATTGTTAGCTTTGTTGGAAAGGCATGAGATCAGTGTGATTGCTAGAGGTCCGTTAGCGAAGGGATATTTATCGGAACGGGTTTTGCAAGAGGCGGACGGAACAGGTTTTTTGGATTATACATATGAAGAAATACGTCAGCTGATTACGCGGATGAAGGGCTTGTCAAATAACGAGCGAAGCCTTTCACAACTTGCTTTGCGCTACCCATTGGGACACGGGGCTGTAGCTACCGTGATTCCGGGCGCTAGCCAGCCGACTCAATTAGCGTCCAACGCGGCAGCGGCTCAACTTTGTTTATCTGACGATGAACGAGTGAAATTGCAAACATGGTCAAAACGAAACCGCTATCAACACCATCGAGGGTAA
- a CDS encoding acyl-CoA dehydrogenase family protein: MSTAMNIDYFVRNQTEEKLVTLADSLAERFYERAAGYDLSEETSFPFQNFKELREAGYLKLTTPRCYGGDELSLYQLVLVQERLARGDGSTALAVGWHLGLIHHYRHINVWPHPLFEQLCRDVVEQGAMINHFSSERNTGSPTRGGRPETIARRTTSGWLLSGRKTYSTLIPILDRFVVTAFVEESEQIGHFYVKKQAGIEIDPTWNTLGMRATASHDVILDNVFVPDDAYVPTSPTWSSDGNGWLLHIPACYAGIAYAARDFALKYASKYQPNSLQTTISKLPHIQQRIAQIEQDLMISRTLLYSVADRWDRDPEHRTRLQPELGLAKKVMIDHTLRIIDNAMRIVGGASLSRDLPLERWYRDARAGLHNPPMEDAVDRLLAMRALAEFERDDNE; this comes from the coding sequence ATGTCAACAGCAATGAACATTGATTATTTTGTCCGCAATCAAACGGAAGAAAAGCTCGTTACGCTTGCGGATTCCTTAGCGGAACGCTTCTACGAGCGCGCAGCGGGTTATGATTTGTCGGAAGAAACTTCCTTCCCATTCCAAAATTTTAAAGAGTTACGCGAGGCGGGTTACTTAAAATTAACAACGCCACGTTGCTATGGCGGCGATGAACTTTCTTTGTATCAACTGGTATTAGTCCAAGAGCGATTGGCGCGCGGCGACGGTTCGACCGCTTTAGCCGTCGGCTGGCATCTTGGGCTGATCCATCATTACCGCCATATAAATGTTTGGCCACACCCCCTATTTGAGCAATTGTGTCGCGATGTGGTTGAACAAGGGGCGATGATCAATCATTTTTCCAGTGAACGCAACACAGGCAGTCCGACACGCGGCGGTCGTCCTGAAACGATTGCGCGACGAACGACAAGCGGTTGGCTTTTATCGGGTCGAAAAACATACAGCACACTAATCCCGATCTTAGACCGATTCGTAGTTACCGCCTTTGTCGAAGAAAGCGAACAAATCGGGCACTTTTATGTAAAAAAGCAAGCGGGAATCGAGATTGATCCAACTTGGAACACGCTCGGGATGCGAGCAACCGCTAGCCACGACGTGATTCTCGACAACGTATTTGTGCCAGATGACGCCTATGTTCCCACTTCCCCGACGTGGAGCAGCGATGGCAACGGATGGTTGTTGCATATCCCCGCTTGCTATGCGGGAATTGCCTATGCAGCCCGTGATTTTGCTCTAAAATACGCTTCCAAATATCAACCGAACAGTTTACAGACGACGATTTCTAAGTTACCCCATATTCAGCAGCGGATCGCGCAAATCGAACAAGATTTGATGATCTCCAGAACCTTACTCTATTCGGTAGCCGACCGATGGGATCGCGACCCAGAGCATCGAACACGGCTGCAACCTGAACTCGGATTGGCCAAAAAAGTCATGATCGACCATACGTTACGAATCATCGACAACGCGATGCGGATCGTCGGCGGAGCCAGCTTGTCGCGTGATCTTCCTTTAGAGAGATGGTACCGTGACGCGCGGGCGGGGCTGCATAATCCACCAATGGAAGATGCCGTCGATCGGTTGCTGGCGATGCGCGCCCTCGCAGAATTTGAACGCGATGACAACGAATAA
- a CDS encoding ABC transporter ATP-binding protein — MDHVIQIEQMSYRIKGKSILKEIDWTARQGEHWAILGLNGSGKTTLLNIINGYIWPSAGSVSVLGRPFGTIDLRELRTAIGWVSSSLQGKLYPSDRAEYIVVSGKYATIGLYEDPSETDWELAESLMEQLGCAHLKGRTYQTCSQGEQQKLLIARALMAQPKLLILDEPCSGLDLFAREQLLEAIETLAQSEGAPTLLYVTHHTEEILPIFQHALLLRRGEVFCQGKVDEVLNSSLLSDFFERAVEVVEREERYWLLPAKGDAIET, encoded by the coding sequence ATGGATCACGTCATTCAAATTGAGCAAATGTCCTATCGAATCAAGGGTAAATCGATACTGAAAGAGATCGATTGGACCGCGCGTCAGGGTGAGCATTGGGCGATTTTGGGATTGAACGGCTCGGGCAAAACGACATTATTGAATATTATCAATGGATACATCTGGCCAAGCGCGGGTTCGGTGTCGGTGTTGGGACGGCCTTTTGGAACGATCGATTTACGGGAATTGCGAACGGCGATCGGCTGGGTAAGTTCATCGCTGCAAGGGAAGCTTTATCCAAGCGATAGAGCGGAATACATTGTTGTGAGCGGAAAATATGCGACGATCGGGCTTTATGAAGATCCGAGTGAGACCGATTGGGAGCTGGCGGAGTCATTAATGGAACAGCTTGGTTGCGCGCATCTAAAAGGGAGAACCTACCAGACTTGTTCGCAAGGGGAGCAGCAAAAACTGTTAATCGCGAGAGCGTTAATGGCTCAACCGAAGTTGTTAATCTTGGACGAGCCTTGCAGCGGATTGGATTTGTTTGCCCGTGAACAATTGTTAGAAGCGATTGAAACGCTGGCCCAAAGTGAAGGAGCCCCGACTTTGCTGTACGTGACACATCATACCGAGGAAATCTTGCCGATTTTTCAGCATGCCTTGTTATTGCGTAGAGGGGAAGTGTTTTGCCAAGGAAAAGTGGACGAAGTGTTAAACAGCTCCCTATTGAGTGACTTTTTTGAAAGGGCAGTCGAGGTCGTTGAGCGAGAGGAGCGCTACTGGTTGTTGCCGGCAAAAGGCGATGCGATCGAAACTTAA
- a CDS encoding hemolysin family protein has protein sequence MYIEVMILALLIIINAFFAASEIALISLNDNKVKVMAESGDKNAMALYKLLNEPSRFLATIQIGLTFAGFFASAFAAERFSGRLAQFLHRHGAPIPEHWLAALSLIIITLILSYFTLVIGELVPKRLAMQKPEPIAKVVVRPLTLLSSLTSPFVKLLTVSTNMLVRLFGVDPNANDDHVTEEEIRMMVDVGEERGAIQDTEKMMINNIFDFDNITVEEIMTHRTNMVAFPLDSTLKEVVPIILAEKYTRYPVYDGHIDNIVGIIHAKDLLRYIGQQDAENIQLNAILRKPYFVPASRVADELMEDLKCRKVHMAIVIDEYGGTAGLVTFEDLVEEIVGNIFDEHDDEEFEVVEIGTDTYLMNGMLNLHDVEKMIEVDFPTDNYDTLSGFLIGQIGDLPNGQQQPSQVIEFQDHLFSIEEANDKRITKVKVAKKPLIPLDVDAKPEAEENPHL, from the coding sequence TTGTATATTGAAGTGATGATCCTTGCCTTATTGATCATAATTAACGCTTTTTTTGCCGCTTCCGAAATCGCTTTAATTTCTCTTAACGATAATAAAGTGAAGGTGATGGCGGAGTCTGGCGATAAAAACGCAATGGCGCTCTACAAACTACTAAACGAACCGAGTCGTTTCTTAGCGACGATCCAAATTGGACTGACGTTCGCAGGCTTTTTCGCAAGCGCCTTTGCCGCGGAACGATTTTCAGGACGGCTCGCCCAATTTTTGCATCGTCACGGGGCGCCCATCCCCGAACATTGGCTTGCCGCCCTTTCATTGATCATCATCACCTTGATTCTCTCCTATTTTACGTTAGTCATTGGGGAGTTGGTGCCAAAACGACTTGCGATGCAAAAACCAGAGCCGATCGCTAAAGTTGTCGTTAGACCGTTGACTTTATTATCTTCGCTTACATCACCTTTTGTGAAGCTGCTAACCGTCTCCACGAATATGCTTGTTCGTTTGTTTGGCGTCGATCCAAATGCCAACGACGATCATGTGACGGAGGAAGAAATTCGGATGATGGTCGATGTTGGCGAAGAACGCGGCGCCATTCAGGATACGGAAAAAATGATGATTAACAACATCTTTGATTTTGACAATATTACCGTAGAAGAAATTATGACACATCGAACGAATATGGTCGCTTTCCCGCTCGATTCAACATTAAAAGAGGTGGTCCCGATCATCCTTGCCGAGAAATATACGCGGTATCCTGTGTACGATGGTCACATTGACAATATAGTTGGAATCATTCACGCCAAAGATTTGTTGCGCTACATTGGGCAGCAAGACGCGGAAAACATTCAACTAAACGCCATTTTACGCAAGCCATATTTTGTTCCCGCATCGCGGGTCGCTGATGAATTGATGGAAGATTTAAAATGTAGAAAAGTTCATATGGCGATCGTCATCGATGAATATGGCGGCACGGCCGGGCTGGTCACCTTTGAAGATTTGGTGGAAGAAATCGTCGGTAATATATTTGATGAACACGATGACGAGGAATTTGAGGTTGTTGAAATTGGGACAGATACGTACTTAATGAATGGCATGCTCAACCTGCATGACGTCGAAAAAATGATTGAGGTTGATTTCCCAACAGACAATTATGATACGTTAAGCGGTTTTTTAATTGGACAAATCGGTGATCTACCGAATGGACAACAGCAACCAAGCCAAGTAATTGAATTCCAAGATCACCTATTTTCAATTGAAGAAGCAAACGACAAACGGATTACAAAAGTAAAAGTAGCGAAAAAACCGCTGATCCCCCTTGATGTCGATGCGAAACCAGAAGCAGAAGAAAACCCTCACTTATAA
- a CDS encoding hemolysin family protein, whose protein sequence is MDPESILYILLVLFLVFLNGFFVAAEFAMVKVRSSRLEALVLEGNTKAKYAQQLTRDLDAYLSACQLGITLASLGLGWVGEPLVTKMLDPIFRSFGLSGVVVQTVSFAIAFSTITCLHIVLGELAPKSLAIQKSEDVTMWTAPLLIGFHKLMFPFIWLLNGTANWLLRLIGIHPATEHEAAHTEEEIRILMEESHKSGYIDKTELAFVDNIFDFSEQNARGIMIPRTDMVCLYAHSSFEENLQITLDEQMTRYPFCDPDKDHIVGFVHIKDMFAAVTNQRDIDMKSILREVITVPESMQISHILKLMQKKRTQLAIVIDEYGGTAGLLTIEDIIEEIVGEIQDEFDQERLPFEEKDGDVISVDGRVLLDEVNDFFGLKIDSHDVNTLGGWMYAKVEVPPKVNQRIEFNGYEFIITEIENLRINRVSIKKIQEGILSTSG, encoded by the coding sequence TTGGACCCTGAGTCAATTTTATATATTCTGCTTGTGCTCTTCCTCGTTTTTTTGAATGGCTTCTTTGTCGCCGCTGAGTTTGCGATGGTTAAAGTAAGAAGTTCGCGTTTGGAAGCATTAGTCTTGGAAGGGAATACGAAAGCGAAATATGCTCAACAACTGACGCGTGATCTAGATGCGTATTTATCTGCTTGTCAACTTGGGATTACGCTTGCTTCACTCGGATTGGGTTGGGTGGGGGAACCGCTTGTCACCAAAATGTTAGATCCGATTTTTCGAAGTTTCGGGTTATCGGGCGTGGTTGTTCAAACGGTTTCTTTCGCGATCGCTTTCTCCACAATTACGTGTCTTCATATCGTTTTAGGGGAGCTTGCTCCGAAATCGTTGGCGATTCAGAAGTCGGAAGACGTAACAATGTGGACCGCTCCTTTGTTGATCGGTTTTCATAAGTTGATGTTTCCGTTTATTTGGTTGCTGAACGGAACGGCCAATTGGCTCCTGCGCCTGATTGGCATTCATCCAGCGACGGAACACGAAGCGGCGCATACAGAAGAAGAGATTCGTATTTTAATGGAAGAAAGCCACAAAAGTGGATATATTGACAAAACTGAGCTCGCGTTTGTAGACAATATTTTTGATTTCTCTGAACAAAACGCAAGGGGAATTATGATTCCGCGCACAGACATGGTCTGTTTATACGCTCATTCTTCTTTTGAAGAAAACCTCCAAATTACATTAGACGAACAAATGACACGTTACCCGTTTTGTGATCCGGATAAAGATCATATCGTAGGGTTTGTTCATATAAAAGATATGTTTGCGGCAGTTACGAATCAAAGAGATATCGATATGAAGTCGATTTTACGTGAAGTGATCACAGTGCCCGAATCGATGCAAATTAGCCACATATTGAAGTTAATGCAAAAGAAGCGGACGCAGTTGGCTATCGTAATTGATGAGTACGGAGGGACAGCAGGTCTGTTGACGATTGAGGACATCATTGAGGAAATTGTTGGTGAAATCCAAGATGAGTTTGATCAAGAGCGGTTACCGTTTGAAGAGAAAGATGGCGATGTGATTTCTGTTGATGGCCGCGTGCTGCTTGATGAAGTAAACGACTTCTTCGGTTTAAAAATCGATAGTCACGATGTGAATACGTTGGGAGGATGGATGTATGCCAAAGTTGAAGTCCCGCCGAAAGTAAATCAACGTATCGAGTTTAACGGATATGAATTTATTATAACGGAAATTGAAAATTTAAGAATCAACCGTGTTTCGATTAAAAAAATACAGGAGGGTATCCTCTCCACGTCAGGCTAG
- a CDS encoding CDGSH iron-sulfur domain-containing protein, translating into MADIQAQDNGPLLATGITLLDGEGNKLETKEKVYLCRCGLSSKKPFCDGSHKGKFESEVRA; encoded by the coding sequence ATGGCTGACATTCAAGCGCAAGATAATGGACCATTGCTCGCAACAGGCATCACCCTACTTGATGGCGAAGGAAACAAATTAGAAACAAAAGAAAAGGTCTACCTTTGTCGCTGCGGGCTTTCCTCTAAAAAACCGTTTTGCGATGGTTCCCACAAAGGTAAGTTTGAAAGCGAAGTAAGAGCTTAA
- a CDS encoding DUF4363 family protein, with protein sequence MRVLMLTLAIFAAPMVLFQSQAQAKHETIFEQFEQLAQNVEREYWNRAAQDRQKVSVWYKKNKWKLQWLGDEAEYEQIYTDLDQLKSAIEEQDKLQAKMLISSIRATLRQIYNF encoded by the coding sequence ATGCGGGTGTTGATGTTAACTCTTGCTATCTTTGCCGCGCCGATGGTCTTGTTTCAATCACAAGCGCAAGCGAAGCATGAAACTATTTTTGAACAGTTCGAACAGTTGGCCCAGAACGTGGAGCGGGAGTATTGGAACAGGGCTGCTCAGGATCGGCAAAAAGTGAGCGTGTGGTATAAAAAAAATAAGTGGAAATTACAATGGTTGGGGGATGAAGCGGAGTATGAACAGATTTATACTGATCTAGATCAACTAAAAAGCGCCATCGAGGAACAAGATAAGCTACAAGCGAAGATGTTGATTTCTAGTATAAGAGCAACACTGCGTCAAATCTATAACTTTTAA
- a CDS encoding MalY/PatB family protein: MSYNFDQIIDRHNTFSNKWDQTEKLFGDKDALPMWIADMDFPAPPEVIQALRERIDHGIYGYTLKPDSYFQALIDWVERRQGWTIQKEWITSSPGIVTALSILVSTLTEPGDKVLIQTPVYPPFFQVVKRNKRELVTNELQLENGRYTIDFAQLEQQFKAGVKMMLLCSPHNPVGRVWTKAELERLGALCVQYGVIVVSDEIHADLLFSGHVHQPFAPLSEALLQQTVTCYAPSKTFNVAGLKSSFVIIANDALRAKYDEMLYNLNLESESFFGVSAVEAAFRHGESWLISLMEYVEENLQLLLDTFAKRIPQIEVIQPEGTYLVWLDCRKLGLDSSELHAFMCKKAKVGLNQGTAFGTDGAGFLRMNIACPRSILVDGLDRIERAVNEAFPQK; the protein is encoded by the coding sequence ATGAGCTACAACTTTGATCAAATTATCGATCGCCACAATACTTTCTCCAATAAGTGGGATCAAACCGAAAAATTGTTTGGAGATAAGGACGCGCTGCCGATGTGGATTGCCGACATGGACTTCCCCGCTCCACCTGAAGTAATCCAGGCGCTACGAGAGCGCATTGACCATGGTATTTACGGCTACACACTGAAACCCGATTCGTATTTTCAAGCCCTGATCGATTGGGTGGAGCGCCGACAAGGTTGGACGATTCAAAAAGAATGGATCACCTCGAGTCCAGGAATTGTGACGGCGCTTAGTATTCTTGTTTCCACGCTCACAGAACCAGGGGACAAGGTGTTAATTCAAACGCCAGTCTACCCCCCATTCTTTCAAGTCGTAAAGCGAAACAAACGTGAATTAGTAACGAATGAATTACAGTTGGAGAATGGGCGCTACACGATCGACTTTGCGCAGTTGGAACAGCAATTTAAAGCAGGCGTGAAAATGATGCTGTTATGCAGCCCGCACAACCCTGTCGGACGAGTGTGGACAAAGGCAGAACTGGAGCGTTTAGGCGCTTTATGCGTTCAATATGGGGTCATCGTCGTGTCAGACGAAATACACGCGGACTTATTATTTTCGGGCCATGTTCATCAGCCATTCGCTCCGCTTTCTGAGGCATTGCTGCAGCAAACAGTCACTTGTTATGCCCCATCAAAAACGTTTAACGTGGCAGGATTGAAAAGCTCCTTTGTAATTATCGCCAATGACGCCTTACGAGCAAAATATGATGAAATGTTATATAACTTAAATTTAGAATCGGAAAGTTTTTTTGGAGTTAGCGCGGTAGAGGCCGCTTTTCGTCATGGGGAATCGTGGCTTATCTCGTTGATGGAGTACGTAGAAGAGAACTTGCAGTTGTTACTGGACACGTTCGCCAAACGAATCCCGCAAATTGAAGTGATTCAACCCGAGGGCACATATCTCGTCTGGTTAGATTGCCGAAAATTAGGATTAGATTCGAGCGAACTGCATGCATTTATGTGTAAAAAGGCAAAAGTAGGACTCAATCAAGGAACAGCATTCGGTACTGATGGCGCCGGGTTTTTACGGATGAACATCGCCTGCCCTCGCTCAATTTTAGTCGACGGACTAGATCGAATCGAGCGCGCTGTTAACGAAGCTTTCCCGCAAAAATAA